A section of the Paenibacillus aurantius genome encodes:
- a CDS encoding type 2 periplasmic-binding domain-containing protein: MRKLKLITHTLALTTAFVPLAACTPDKSAKPEGAKASDTAASVRKEGFPIVDKPITLSVLGPDVGSAKWNSMKVFQEMEKQSNVKLTFQTIPVDSFETKKNLIFASGTLPDIFYAAALTPAEQVTYGSQGTLVPLEKLIDGYAPNLKKLLDEHPEIRQSITTPDGHIYALPYIDLEAVWYKSPLYYNGSFLKKLGVDKLPETPDELYDYLKKVKTSDPNGNGKADEIPLTSTKLKDIRVQMLGYWGIYDEVYYADKDGKVHYTPQEEGYKGYLTFLNKLWKDDLLDHETFSQTDEQKKAKGKNHQVALFNDWLPHFMLGGEPSTDNPVMAPLKTGVPGAPVAAKSSGISKNGTFAISKTNPAPEATMRWIDYQYGYDGAVLFNKGPENVLWKYTDKENKVKEWLPVPDGGDRENYRGKLTPNYGITVPGVSLPDVNKGLRSPIDEWVDKENKEKILPYAKVPYPNVFLTSAEQSEVNSILSDLNTYVEQMEAKFVTGQEPLSGWDKFTAQLKKMGSDKIVKIYQDAYDRWAQSGKK, translated from the coding sequence ATGCGCAAGCTTAAACTGATCACCCATACCCTCGCCCTGACAACGGCGTTCGTTCCGCTGGCCGCGTGTACGCCGGACAAGTCGGCGAAGCCGGAAGGCGCCAAAGCGTCCGATACGGCGGCATCGGTCCGTAAGGAAGGCTTTCCCATCGTCGACAAGCCGATTACATTGTCGGTTCTCGGCCCCGATGTGGGCAGCGCCAAGTGGAATTCCATGAAAGTATTTCAGGAGATGGAGAAGCAGTCGAACGTCAAGCTGACGTTTCAGACGATTCCCGTGGACAGCTTCGAGACGAAGAAGAATTTGATTTTTGCGAGCGGGACGCTTCCCGATATTTTCTATGCCGCGGCCCTGACGCCGGCGGAGCAGGTAACCTACGGAAGCCAGGGAACACTGGTTCCGCTGGAGAAGCTGATTGACGGGTATGCGCCGAACCTGAAGAAGCTGCTGGACGAGCATCCTGAGATCCGCCAGTCCATCACGACACCGGACGGCCACATCTATGCCCTTCCTTATATCGACCTGGAGGCCGTCTGGTACAAGAGCCCGCTCTATTACAACGGCAGCTTCCTGAAGAAGCTTGGTGTCGACAAGCTGCCCGAAACGCCGGATGAGCTGTACGACTACCTGAAGAAGGTCAAGACGAGCGACCCGAACGGCAACGGCAAGGCGGACGAAATTCCGCTCACCTCCACGAAGTTGAAGGACATCCGCGTCCAGATGCTCGGCTATTGGGGCATCTACGACGAGGTGTATTATGCCGACAAGGACGGCAAGGTTCACTATACTCCGCAGGAGGAGGGCTACAAGGGTTACCTTACCTTCTTGAACAAGCTGTGGAAGGACGACCTGCTCGACCACGAGACGTTCTCCCAGACCGACGAGCAGAAGAAAGCGAAGGGCAAGAACCACCAGGTGGCACTCTTCAACGATTGGCTGCCGCACTTTATGCTGGGCGGGGAACCGAGTACGGACAATCCGGTGATGGCTCCGCTCAAGACGGGCGTTCCGGGGGCTCCGGTCGCGGCGAAGTCGTCGGGCATTTCGAAGAACGGCACGTTCGCGATATCCAAAACGAACCCGGCCCCCGAAGCGACCATGCGCTGGATCGACTACCAGTACGGGTATGACGGAGCGGTGCTGTTTAACAAAGGACCCGAGAATGTGCTCTGGAAATACACCGACAAAGAGAACAAGGTGAAGGAATGGCTGCCGGTACCGGACGGAGGCGACCGGGAGAATTACCGCGGCAAGCTTACACCGAACTACGGCATTACGGTGCCCGGCGTTTCCCTGCCTGATGTGAACAAAGGCCTTCGCAGCCCGATCGACGAGTGGGTGGACAAGGAGAACAAGGAGAAGATCCTGCCGTACGCCAAGGTACCTTACCCCAACGTGTTCTTGACGTCGGCGGAACAGTCGGAGGTCAATTCGATCCTGTCCGACCTCAACACCTATGTCGAGCAGATGGAAGCGAAGTTCGTCACGGGGCAGGAGCCGCTCTCGGGCTGGGACAAATTTACCGCCCAGCTGAAGAAGATGGGCAGCGACAAAATCGTCAAGATTTACCAGGACGCGTATGACCGCTGGGCCCAATCCGGTAAAAAGTGA
- a CDS encoding carbohydrate ABC transporter permease, producing MTTRIQETRGDRIFLFANYLYLTLAFLIVAYPVVYMLSASISNPHYVGSGEMWLWPKGITFEGYQRVFENSKIWSGYANTILYTLVGTAISLAVTLPAAYALSRRDLVGRNLFMGMFMVTMFFGGGLVPTYLLVKDLGMINTIWALVLPGAASIYNIIVTRTFFMSAIPRELEEAAQMDGASTTRLFLTIILPLSLPIIAVMALFYGVGQWNSYFSALIYLNDEAKYPLQIILRQILVLQEMSAQTGGTVDASTASALNNKAEVAALVKYSVIIVSTLPVIVVYPFLQRYFVQGVLIGSVKG from the coding sequence ATGACTACACGCATCCAAGAGACAAGGGGAGACCGGATTTTTCTCTTCGCGAATTACCTGTACCTGACGCTTGCATTCCTCATTGTGGCCTATCCGGTGGTCTACATGCTAAGCGCTTCGATCAGCAATCCCCACTATGTAGGGTCCGGGGAGATGTGGCTGTGGCCGAAGGGCATCACCTTCGAGGGCTACCAGCGGGTGTTCGAGAACTCCAAGATCTGGAGCGGCTACGCCAACACGATCCTCTACACGCTGGTCGGAACGGCGATCAGCTTAGCCGTCACGCTTCCGGCGGCGTATGCGCTGAGCCGGAGGGATTTGGTAGGCCGGAACCTGTTTATGGGCATGTTTATGGTTACGATGTTCTTCGGGGGCGGCCTGGTGCCGACTTACCTGCTGGTGAAGGATCTCGGCATGATTAACACCATCTGGGCGCTCGTGCTGCCCGGCGCGGCCTCGATCTACAACATCATCGTCACCCGCACGTTCTTCATGTCCGCCATTCCGAGGGAACTGGAGGAGGCAGCCCAGATGGACGGAGCTTCGACGACCCGGCTGTTCCTCACCATCATCCTGCCGCTCTCTCTGCCGATCATTGCCGTTATGGCTCTCTTCTACGGGGTGGGGCAGTGGAACAGCTACTTCTCGGCTCTTATTTACTTGAACGACGAGGCCAAATATCCGCTTCAGATCATCCTGCGGCAGATTCTCGTGCTCCAGGAAATGTCCGCCCAGACGGGAGGAACGGTCGATGCGTCAACGGCCTCCGCGCTCAACAACAAAGCCGAGGTGGCGGCCCTCGTGAAGTATTCAGTCATTATCGTGTCCACGCTGCCGGTTATTGTGGTGTATCCGTTCCTGCAGCGGTATTTCGTCCAGGGGGTTCTGATCGGCTCGGTGAAGGGCTAG
- a CDS encoding VOC family protein — protein sequence MSTSLIPFLEMNGSANEAIDLYVKALDAEVAYMLRFGDMPENPEAPVPPEKKDWVNYAVLRIGDSELQITDNVTGSTYEKGTQITIVVQTGDKEKATQYFEALKQGGRVNDPLQASFFSPAYGNVTDKFGITFRILTKGRQ from the coding sequence GTGAGTACGAGTTTGATCCCTTTTCTTGAAATGAACGGAAGCGCGAATGAGGCCATCGATTTATACGTGAAGGCGTTGGATGCCGAGGTCGCCTATATGCTTCGATTCGGAGACATGCCGGAAAATCCGGAAGCCCCCGTGCCGCCGGAAAAGAAGGACTGGGTGAATTACGCTGTCTTGAGAATTGGCGATTCCGAACTGCAGATTACCGATAATGTTACCGGAAGCACCTACGAGAAGGGAACGCAAATCACCATCGTTGTTCAAACCGGTGACAAAGAAAAAGCTACCCAATATTTTGAAGCATTGAAGCAAGGCGGTCGAGTGAACGATCCGCTGCAAGCAAGTTTCTTCAGCCCCGCGTACGGTAATGTAACGGATAAATTCGGTATCACGTTCCGGATCCTTACAAAAGGACGCCAGTGA
- a CDS encoding ArsR/SmtB family transcription factor, with translation MNEDNNAIFHALADSTRRLMLDELSERKEMTLYELSARLIMKHHLSISRQAIAKHLSVLEEAGLVQSEKKGKYRVLVFHNEPLKHLLKRWIEEGQ, from the coding sequence ATGAATGAGGACAACAACGCTATTTTCCATGCTCTTGCTGACTCGACCCGGCGGCTTATGCTAGACGAACTATCCGAACGCAAGGAGATGACTTTGTATGAGCTTTCGGCACGTCTGATTATGAAGCACCACCTTTCCATTTCACGGCAGGCCATAGCCAAGCATCTATCGGTACTGGAAGAGGCCGGACTCGTCCAATCGGAGAAGAAGGGCAAGTACCGGGTGCTTGTCTTCCACAACGAACCTCTTAAGCATTTGTTGAAGCGATGGATAGAGGAAGGGCAATAA
- a CDS encoding VOC family protein gives MKIIVTSLFVQDQDQALQFYTEKLGFVLKHDVPVGEFRWIALVSPHDQDGTELLLEPNNHPAAKDYQARIAADGIPATMFGVEDIHKEHKRLLDNGVKFTMEPTQMGEVTIAVFDDTCGNLIQMIEK, from the coding sequence ATGAAAATCATTGTCACCAGTCTATTCGTTCAAGATCAGGACCAGGCGTTGCAGTTTTATACCGAGAAGCTAGGCTTTGTCCTAAAACATGACGTTCCCGTCGGAGAATTCAGGTGGATCGCGCTGGTTTCCCCCCATGACCAGGACGGTACCGAGCTTTTGCTCGAACCGAATAACCATCCCGCCGCCAAGGATTACCAAGCCAGGATAGCGGCCGACGGCATTCCCGCCACCATGTTTGGAGTGGAGGATATTCATAAAGAGCACAAGCGTTTGTTGGATAACGGCGTGAAGTTTACCATGGAGCCGACCCAAATGGGCGAAGTCACCATTGCGGTCTTCGACGATACGTGCGGCAATCTGATTCAGATGATAGAGAAATAG
- a CDS encoding extracellular solute-binding protein has protein sequence MNPSKITKATLAVALAAMAAACSKEAADGNAAGKPADSGAKTNKTYDIGFLNFAYTIFPDPNGKGVEAIKEKFNANIKSQFILQSDYNEKLNVIMASGDMPDVVAIKDRDSNYYKWAKQGAFLPLDDYLNQYETFKAVPKSIYDQFRVNGKIYSIPMYAPTYSFSGTIRQDWLDKLGLKMPTNYKELLDVAVAFTKNDPDGNGKNDTYGFAMGENINPAPTMGAWWSGAWYHKDASGNLIPGTISPGRKEVIDTLAKAYKEGAVTKDFAVLNWAQANKEFYSGKAGIFIGTPTGMVEEYYTGLLKVNPQAKVAPIPFFVAPDGSQGNLSNRGFFGLTTLSAKLKSEPDKVKKILEILDYGRKFIPLKDRNPQNETFNWIMGGQGVGYDMVNGLAVPKAGQESNTPIQYMLQRHEFWKPWAPSNEANEYSKASYNSPEMQKFIATIEDMEKTYNKTPYNDPSYTVYSETQAQKGVELDKYLIAEQTKMISGQRPLDDWDKMIQEWKDRGGAQIIKEVNDGIKAAGTGK, from the coding sequence ATGAATCCGTCCAAAATCACGAAAGCCACGCTAGCGGTGGCACTGGCCGCCATGGCCGCCGCCTGCTCGAAGGAAGCCGCCGATGGGAACGCCGCCGGCAAACCGGCCGATTCCGGTGCCAAGACGAACAAAACGTACGACATCGGCTTCCTGAACTTTGCCTACACGATCTTCCCGGATCCGAACGGCAAAGGCGTCGAGGCGATCAAGGAGAAGTTCAACGCCAACATCAAATCCCAGTTCATCCTTCAGTCCGACTACAACGAGAAGCTGAACGTCATCATGGCCTCCGGCGACATGCCGGACGTGGTCGCCATCAAGGACCGCGACTCCAACTATTACAAATGGGCCAAGCAGGGCGCCTTCCTGCCGCTTGACGACTACCTGAACCAGTACGAAACCTTTAAGGCCGTCCCCAAGAGCATCTACGACCAGTTTCGCGTTAACGGCAAAATCTACAGCATCCCGATGTACGCGCCTACCTATTCGTTCTCCGGCACCATCCGCCAGGACTGGCTCGACAAGCTCGGCCTGAAGATGCCGACGAACTACAAGGAGCTTCTCGACGTGGCCGTCGCCTTCACGAAGAACGATCCCGACGGCAACGGCAAGAACGACACCTACGGCTTCGCCATGGGCGAGAACATCAACCCGGCTCCGACCATGGGCGCCTGGTGGTCCGGAGCCTGGTACCACAAGGATGCATCGGGCAATCTCATTCCCGGCACGATCAGCCCCGGGCGCAAGGAGGTCATCGACACCCTCGCCAAGGCATACAAGGAAGGAGCGGTGACGAAGGATTTTGCCGTGCTGAACTGGGCGCAGGCGAACAAGGAGTTTTACTCGGGGAAAGCCGGGATCTTCATCGGGACGCCGACCGGCATGGTCGAGGAGTATTATACGGGTCTGTTAAAGGTCAATCCCCAAGCCAAGGTAGCCCCCATCCCCTTCTTCGTCGCGCCGGACGGCTCCCAGGGCAACCTGAGCAACCGCGGGTTCTTCGGGCTTACGACCCTGTCGGCCAAGCTGAAGAGCGAGCCGGACAAGGTGAAGAAGATTCTCGAGATTCTCGACTACGGCCGCAAGTTCATTCCGCTTAAGGACCGCAATCCGCAGAACGAGACGTTCAACTGGATCATGGGCGGCCAGGGCGTCGGCTATGATATGGTGAACGGCTTAGCCGTGCCGAAGGCGGGACAGGAATCGAACACGCCGATCCAGTACATGCTGCAGCGCCATGAGTTCTGGAAGCCTTGGGCTCCGTCGAACGAAGCGAACGAATACTCCAAGGCGTCCTACAACTCTCCGGAAATGCAGAAATTCATCGCCACCATTGAGGATATGGAGAAAACGTATAACAAAACGCCTTACAACGACCCGTCGTACACCGTTTACTCCGAGACCCAGGCGCAGAAGGGCGTCGAGCTCGACAAATACCTGATCGCCGAGCAGACCAAGATGATCTCCGGCCAGCGTCCCCTGGACGATTGGGACAAAATGATCCAGGAATGGAAGGACCGCGGCGGAGCCCAGATCATCAAGGAAGTGAACGACGGAATCAAGGCGGCCGGCACCGGCAAATAA
- a CDS encoding ABC transporter permease: MAIVRNWELYLFIAPAFLYFLIFCYFPMYGIQIAFKNFNPSEGFAGSPWVGFDHFTRFFHSYYFWDLIWNTLSISLYELAVGFPVPIILALAFNEVRTGFFKKMVQTVTYAPHFISVVVMAGMIITFLSPTTGIITHMLEWIGLNPPDFLTDPRWFKTMYVLSGVWQGAGWGTIIYLAALSGVDPGLHEAAIIDGASRFQRMRHINIPAIVPTMTILLILNMGSLLGVGFEKILLLQNPLNMEASNVISTFVYQSGLVDAQYSFSTAVGLFNSVINATLLVVVNQIVRRTSENSLW; the protein is encoded by the coding sequence ATGGCCATCGTCCGCAATTGGGAGCTGTATCTGTTCATTGCTCCGGCTTTCCTGTATTTCCTGATCTTCTGTTATTTTCCGATGTACGGCATCCAGATCGCCTTTAAGAACTTCAACCCCAGCGAGGGCTTCGCGGGAAGCCCTTGGGTCGGGTTCGACCATTTTACCCGGTTCTTCCATTCGTATTACTTCTGGGATCTAATCTGGAATACGCTCAGCATCTCCCTGTATGAGCTGGCGGTCGGTTTTCCGGTCCCCATCATTCTGGCTCTGGCCTTCAACGAAGTGAGAACGGGCTTCTTCAAAAAAATGGTGCAAACCGTCACCTACGCCCCGCATTTCATCTCGGTGGTCGTTATGGCGGGCATGATTATCACGTTTCTGTCGCCGACGACAGGGATTATCACGCACATGCTGGAGTGGATCGGCTTGAATCCCCCGGATTTCCTGACCGACCCGCGCTGGTTCAAGACGATGTATGTGCTCTCCGGCGTCTGGCAGGGGGCGGGATGGGGGACGATCATCTACCTGGCGGCTCTGTCCGGCGTGGATCCCGGCCTGCATGAGGCGGCGATCATCGATGGAGCCTCCCGTTTTCAGCGGATGCGCCACATCAACATCCCGGCGATCGTGCCGACGATGACGATTCTGCTCATCCTGAACATGGGCAGCCTGCTGGGAGTCGGCTTCGAGAAAATTCTCCTGCTGCAGAATCCGCTCAACATGGAAGCGTCCAACGTCATCTCCACCTTCGTCTACCAGTCCGGTCTCGTCGATGCCCAGTACAGCTTCTCCACGGCTGTCGGCTTATTCAACTCGGTGATCAACGCGACGCTGCTCGTCGTGGTGAACCAGATCGTGCGCCGGACGAGCGAGAACAGCCTATGGTGA
- a CDS encoding extracellular solute-binding protein produces the protein MLNPPRKPARLLLSTLGLALAVTPLAACGKTEPKKESTEETSKTADKVSKDGMPIVKEPITLSMMSPDAGQAKWETMPVIQEMEKRSNIKLTFQNAPLDSFETKKNLVFASGNLPDIFYAADLKPAEQVTYGSQGVLLPLEKYIDGGYAPNLKKILDANPQIRKNITTPDGHIYALPYIDLTAVWYMSPLWYNGKFLKALNVKEIPKTTDELYDYLKKVKTSDPNGNGKADEIPFTSTKLDDVRMFLFGFWGMYDEKIYADKDGKVHYSPQEEGYKGYLTFLNKLWKEDLLDHETFSQTPDQKKAKGKNNQIALFNDYFPYFTMGGDPSSEHPMMQPLKSEVAGTPVYGKHPGQSANGTFALSKTNPAPEASMRWVDYLYGYEGSTLFNQGPENTLWKYKDQATHTKEWLPVQGGKNREEIRGTLTPNYGILTPGVNDPEVNKGLKDNFDQFVDKETKEKLVPFAKVPFPNVFLKPEEQSQVTAMLSDLNTYVKQMEAKFVTGQEPLSNWDKYVAQVQKMGSDKLVKIYQDAFERWNQSK, from the coding sequence ATGTTGAATCCACCCCGAAAACCTGCCCGTCTGCTGCTGTCCACTCTAGGACTGGCTTTGGCTGTCACTCCGCTTGCCGCCTGCGGCAAGACGGAACCGAAGAAAGAATCCACGGAGGAGACGTCCAAGACGGCCGACAAGGTGAGCAAGGACGGCATGCCGATTGTGAAGGAACCGATCACGCTCAGCATGATGTCGCCCGACGCCGGTCAGGCCAAGTGGGAGACGATGCCGGTCATCCAGGAGATGGAGAAGCGCTCCAACATCAAGCTCACCTTCCAGAATGCGCCGCTCGACAGCTTCGAAACGAAGAAGAATCTGGTGTTCGCAAGCGGCAATCTGCCGGACATCTTCTATGCCGCGGATCTTAAGCCGGCGGAGCAGGTGACCTACGGCAGCCAGGGGGTCCTCCTTCCCCTTGAGAAATACATCGACGGCGGGTATGCACCCAACCTGAAGAAGATACTCGACGCCAACCCGCAAATCCGCAAAAACATCACGACCCCGGACGGGCACATCTACGCCCTGCCGTATATCGACCTGACGGCCGTCTGGTACATGAGCCCGCTATGGTACAACGGGAAATTCCTGAAGGCGTTGAACGTGAAGGAGATTCCCAAGACGACAGATGAATTGTACGACTACCTGAAGAAGGTCAAAACGAGTGACCCGAACGGCAACGGCAAGGCCGACGAAATCCCGTTCACCTCGACCAAGCTGGACGATGTCCGCATGTTCCTGTTCGGCTTCTGGGGCATGTATGACGAGAAGATCTATGCCGACAAAGACGGCAAGGTCCATTATTCTCCGCAGGAGGAGGGCTATAAGGGCTACCTCACCTTCCTGAACAAGCTGTGGAAAGAGGACCTGCTCGATCACGAGACGTTCTCCCAAACGCCGGATCAGAAGAAGGCGAAGGGCAAGAACAACCAGATCGCCTTGTTCAATGATTATTTCCCGTATTTCACAATGGGCGGCGATCCGAGCTCTGAGCATCCGATGATGCAGCCGCTGAAGAGCGAGGTGGCGGGCACGCCGGTGTACGGCAAGCACCCGGGCCAGTCGGCGAACGGAACCTTTGCCCTGTCCAAAACGAACCCGGCTCCCGAAGCCTCCATGCGCTGGGTCGACTACCTGTACGGCTATGAGGGCAGCACGCTGTTCAACCAGGGGCCGGAAAACACGCTCTGGAAGTACAAGGACCAAGCGACGCACACGAAGGAATGGCTGCCGGTGCAGGGCGGCAAGAACCGGGAGGAAATCCGCGGCACGCTGACGCCGAATTACGGTATCCTTACCCCCGGCGTGAACGATCCCGAGGTCAACAAGGGGCTGAAGGACAATTTCGACCAGTTCGTGGACAAGGAAACGAAGGAGAAGCTCGTTCCTTTTGCCAAGGTGCCGTTCCCGAACGTCTTCCTCAAGCCGGAGGAGCAGTCACAGGTGACGGCCATGCTGTCGGATCTGAATACGTATGTGAAGCAGATGGAAGCGAAGTTCGTCACCGGCCAGGAGCCGCTCTCGAACTGGGACAAGTATGTAGCTCAAGTTCAGAAGATGGGAAGCGACAAACTGGTCAAGATTTACCAGGACGCCTTCGAGCGCTGGAACCAGTCCAAGTAG
- a CDS encoding helix-turn-helix domain-containing protein, translating into MIRRLFQSRLFLRYMLSYLTILLLPLILLTVLIYQSAVRNLRTEIERSHLNQLTQARVTVDARIRELSDIASRIAYDNRLTRYRVHDPYFSSEAIAALDQYKATSSIIGELFLYFHGDEQIYSSTGLSSLDVFQSKYSFAGWDKEQVRQDLNTAAFPFMRPADRVMRNGHIEQSMLAYVVPVTPNNPNPHGTLLYLIEEGEFNGLIRSILGSYQGLTYVFDNKGQVLTANRQGETLSAEETRQLFEQPGGIHSLVLGGSRHSVVSVKSDLNGWTYTTVMPSSQFFSRVAHVRSMMLLLFTLVGLIGVFASLLLARRQYSPISQLAEFASSAFKAPAGRGSRASDELEHIRRVLRESSQRAGLQEPYARNHYLLMLLKYGGSESLTPDLLEAFQLRFDRQRYAVLVLEWEGPHDRAEAPPSLPGGLADLELPALAASLYAVELPEPNRFAFIAGFDPAEGEAEAGQLRRVVEAAREHAEGQLAAGPSIGVGTVYPGPGQLNESYIEACSAFEFRLSTGPGGTSFFAELSDAPGPADWLPPSLLLKLTQSLKQGSYDVAVPVIREALGFLQTSGAAVPLMRCMSYDLLNAMLKTASELGLPHSARDIPSVTAFSSLEELEESFRQLASRICSQAELNAKTEERTLMDRIVAYIDQHYGDHALSLESISHEYSISPSHFSRSFKEKVGLNFTQYVWQKRVEEVKRQLAATSDPLKDIIVQVGYWDAPNFIRKFKKETGLTPGQYRKQYAPDPAGASFDEEDAE; encoded by the coding sequence ATGATCCGCCGCCTCTTCCAATCCCGGCTCTTTCTACGATATATGCTTTCGTATCTGACGATTCTGCTCCTTCCCCTCATCCTGCTGACCGTCCTCATCTACCAGAGCGCGGTCCGCAACCTGAGAACGGAAATCGAGCGCTCCCACCTTAACCAGTTGACCCAGGCCCGCGTAACAGTTGACGCCCGGATCCGGGAGCTCAGCGACATCGCTTCGCGGATTGCGTACGACAACCGCCTGACCCGGTACCGGGTGCATGATCCTTACTTCAGCTCGGAGGCGATTGCCGCTCTCGACCAGTACAAGGCAACCAGCTCCATTATCGGGGAGCTTTTTCTGTACTTCCATGGAGACGAACAGATCTATTCCTCCACGGGTCTCTCCTCCCTGGATGTGTTTCAATCCAAATACAGCTTCGCCGGCTGGGACAAGGAGCAGGTGCGCCAGGACCTTAACACGGCGGCCTTTCCTTTCATGCGCCCGGCCGACCGGGTTATGCGCAACGGGCACATCGAGCAGTCGATGCTCGCCTATGTCGTTCCGGTTACGCCCAACAATCCGAATCCGCACGGAACGCTTCTGTATCTCATCGAAGAAGGGGAATTCAACGGCCTGATCCGGTCCATCCTCGGGAGCTACCAGGGGCTAACCTACGTGTTCGACAACAAGGGGCAGGTGCTGACCGCAAACCGGCAGGGCGAAACGTTAAGCGCTGAAGAGACCCGGCAGCTGTTCGAGCAGCCCGGCGGCATCCACAGCCTCGTTCTCGGCGGAAGCCGGCACTCGGTCGTCTCCGTCAAGTCCGACCTGAACGGCTGGACGTATACCACCGTCATGCCGAGCAGCCAGTTCTTCAGCCGGGTCGCCCATGTGCGGAGCATGATGCTCCTGCTCTTCACGCTCGTCGGGCTCATCGGCGTGTTCGCTTCGCTGCTGCTCGCCCGGCGGCAGTACAGCCCGATCTCGCAGCTGGCCGAATTCGCCAGCTCCGCCTTTAAGGCCCCGGCCGGGCGGGGCAGCCGGGCAAGCGACGAGCTCGAGCACATCCGCCGCGTGCTGCGGGAGTCCAGCCAGCGGGCTGGCCTGCAGGAACCGTATGCGCGGAACCATTACCTGCTCATGCTGCTCAAATACGGCGGCTCGGAGAGCCTGACGCCGGATCTGCTTGAGGCGTTCCAGCTGCGCTTCGACCGGCAGCGGTACGCCGTGCTCGTCCTGGAGTGGGAGGGTCCGCACGACCGTGCGGAAGCGCCTCCCTCCCTGCCGGGCGGCCTCGCCGACCTCGAGCTGCCCGCCCTCGCCGCCTCCCTCTACGCCGTCGAGCTGCCCGAGCCGAACCGCTTCGCCTTCATCGCGGGGTTCGATCCCGCGGAGGGCGAAGCGGAGGCGGGGCAGCTCCGGCGGGTCGTGGAAGCGGCGCGGGAGCACGCGGAGGGGCAGCTCGCGGCCGGCCCGAGCATTGGCGTCGGCACCGTCTACCCGGGGCCCGGGCAGCTGAACGAGTCGTACATCGAGGCCTGCTCGGCCTTCGAATTCCGCCTCTCCACCGGCCCGGGCGGGACGAGCTTCTTCGCGGAGCTCTCCGACGCGCCGGGTCCGGCGGACTGGCTTCCCCCGAGCCTGCTGCTCAAGCTGACGCAGAGCCTCAAGCAGGGCAGCTACGATGTCGCCGTGCCGGTGATCCGGGAAGCGCTCGGCTTCCTCCAGACGTCGGGGGCGGCGGTGCCGCTTATGCGCTGCATGAGCTACGATCTCCTGAACGCCATGCTGAAGACCGCCTCCGAGCTGGGGCTTCCGCATTCGGCCCGGGACATCCCTTCCGTCACGGCCTTCAGCTCCCTGGAGGAGCTCGAGGAGAGCTTTCGGCAGCTGGCCTCCCGCATCTGCTCGCAGGCGGAGCTGAACGCGAAGACCGAGGAACGGACGCTCATGGACCGCATCGTGGCTTACATCGACCAGCATTACGGCGATCATGCCCTCAGCCTGGAGTCGATCTCGCACGAATATTCCATCTCGCCCTCTCATTTCTCCCGTTCCTTCAAGGAGAAGGTCGGCCTGAACTTCACCCAGTACGTCTGGCAGAAGCGGGTGGAGGAAGTGAAGCGCCAGCTCGCCGCCACAAGCGATCCGCTGAAGGACATCATCGTGCAGGTCGGTTATTGGGACGCCCCGAACTTCATCCGCAAGTTCAAAAAAGAAACCGGCCTGACCCCGGGTCAGTACCGCAAGCAGTACGCCCCGGACCCGGCCGGCGCATCCTTCGACGAGGAGGACGCGGAATGA